The following coding sequences are from one Microtus pennsylvanicus isolate mMicPen1 chromosome 1, mMicPen1.hap1, whole genome shotgun sequence window:
- the Col10a1 gene encoding collagen alpha-1(X) chain, translating to MLSQIAFFLVMSLTLVHGVFYAERYQTPTGIKGPLPNTKTQYFIPYAIKSKGIPIRGDQGVPGPPGPVGPRGHPGPSGPPGKPGYGSPGLQGEPGLPGPPGISATGKPGLPGVPGKPGERGPHGHKGDIGPAGLPGPRGPPGPPGIPGPAGISVSGKPGQQGPTGAPGPRGFPGEKGARGAPGVNGQKGETGYVAPGRPGERGLPGPQGPVGPPGPPGIGRRGENGIPGQPGIKGDRGFPGERGPSGPPGPQGPPGKQGQEGIGKPGAAGAPGQPGIPGEKGHPGAPGIAGPPGAPGFGKPGLPGLRGQRGPVGLPGAPGAKGEQGPAGHPGEVGLIGSPGNMGPQGPKGIPGNHGIPGAKGETGPVGPVGPPGARGARGPPGVDGKTGYPGEPGLNGPKGNPGLPGPKGDPGEGGAPGLQGPIGPAGPKGVPGHNGEAGPRGEPGRPGGRGPIGPPGIPGFPGAKGVPGNPGPPGPAGIATKGLSGPTGPPGPPGPKGHSGEPGLPGPPGPPGPPGQGVMPDGFIKAGQRPLVSANQGVIGMPVSAFTVVLSKAYPAVGAPIPFDEILYNRQQHYDPRTGIFTCKIPGIYYFSYHVHVKGTHVWVGLYKNGTPTMYTYDEYSKGYLDQASGSAIMELTENDQVWLQLPNAESNGLYSSEYVHSSFSGFLVAPM from the exons ATGCTGTCACAAATAGCCTTTTTCCTGGTCATGTCCTTGACCTTGGTTCATGGAGTGTTTTATGCCGAGAGATACCAAACACCCACAGGCATAAAGGGCCCGCTTCCCAACACcaagacacagtacttcatcccATATGCCATAAAGAGTAAAG GAATCCCGATAAGAGGAGATCAAGGTGTTCCTGGTCCACCAGGCCCAGTTGGACCCCGAGGACACCCAGGTCCCTCAGGACCTCCAGGAAAACCAGGTTATGGAAGCCCCGGGCTCCAAGGAGAGCCAGGGTTGCCAGGACCACCAGGAATATCAGCCACTGGGAAGCCAGGCCTGCCAGGTGTGCCGGGCAAACCAGGGGAGAGAGGACCACATGGACACAAGGGAGATATTGgaccagctggcttaccaggccCTCGGGGCCCTCCAGGACCACCTGGAATCCCCGGCCCGGCTGGAATTTCTGTGTCAGGAAAACCTGGACAGCAGGGACCTACAGGTGCCCCAGGACCCAGGGGCTTTCCTGGAGAAAAGGGGGCACGAGGAGCCCCTGGTGTGAATGGACAGAAAGGGGAAACAGGATATGTTGCTCCTGGCCGTCCAGGTGAGAGGGGTCTTCCAGGCCCTCAGGGTCCCGTAGGACCGCCTGGCCCTCCTGGAATTGGAAGAAGAGGTGAAAATggtattccaggacagccaggcatcAAAGGTGATCGGGGTTTCCCTGGAGAAAGAGGACCATCAGGTCCACCGGGTCCCCAAGGTCCTCCTGGGAAACAAGGACAGGAAGGTATTGGGAAGCCAGGAGCTGCTGGAGCCCCTGGTCAGCCAGGTATCCCAGGAGAAAAAGGTCACCCAGGAGCTCCAGGAATAGCTGGACCTCCAGGAGCTCCAGGCTTTGGAAAGCCAGGCTTGCCAGGATTGAGAGGACAAAGGGGACCTGTTGGTCTTCCTGGGGCCCCAGGAGCCAAAGGTGAACAAGGGCCAGCGGGTCATCCTGGGGAGGTGGGTTTGATTGGATCTCCTGGGAATATGGGACCCCAAGGACCTAAAGGAATCCCAGGCAACCATGGTATCCCAGGTGCTAAAGGTGAGACAGGACCAGTTGGGCCTGTAGGACCACCTGGGGCTAGAGGAGCAAGGGGTCCCCCTGGGGTAGATGGAAAAACAGGGTACCCTGGGGAGCCAGGTCTGAATGGTCCTAAGGGCAACCCAGGGTTACCGGGCCCAAAAGGCGATCCTGGAGAGGGAGGAGCCCCTGGTCTCCAAGGTCCTATTGGCCCTGCAGGACCTAAGGGTGTGCCTGGACACAATGGTGAGGCAGGTCCAAGAGGTGAACCTGGAAGACCAGGTGGCAGGGGCCCCATTGGGCCACCAGGTATCCCAGGATTCCCTGGGGCTAAGGGTGTCCCtggaaacccaggtcctcctggCCCGGCTGGCATAGCAACTAAGGGCCTCAGTGGGCCCACTGGTCCTCCAGGTCCCCCTGGTCCAAAAGGACACAGTGGAGAGCCTGGTCTCCCAGGTCCCCCAGGTCCCCCAGGACCCCCTGGCCAAGGAGTCATGCCTGATGGCTTCATAAAGGCAGGCCAAAGGCCTCTTGTCAGTGCTAACCAGGGAGTAATAGGAATGCCTGTGTCTGCTTTTACTGTTGTCCTGTCCAAAGCTTACCCAGCAGTAGGTGCCCCCATCCCATTTGATGAGATTTTGTACAATAGGCAGCAGCATTATGACCCAAGAACTGGAATCTTTACCTGTAAGATCCCAGGAATATACTACTTCTCCTACCACGTGCACGTGAAGGGGACTCACGTTTGGGTAGGGCTGTATAAGAACGGCACCCCCACAATGTACACATACGACGAGTACAGCAAGGGCTACCTGGACCAGGCTTCAGGGAGCGCAATCATGGAGCTCACAGAAAACGACCAGGTGTGGCTCCAGCTGCCCAATGCAGAGTCAAACGGCCTCTACTCCTCTGAATATGTCCACTCCTCCTTCTCAGGATTTCTAGTGGCTCCCATGTGA